The Zalophus californianus isolate mZalCal1 chromosome X, mZalCal1.pri.v2, whole genome shotgun sequence genome window below encodes:
- the IDH3G gene encoding isocitrate dehydrogenase [NAD] subunit gamma, mitochondrial isoform X1 has product MALKVAAVVGGAAKAVLRPALLCRPWEVLSAHEAPRRSVSQQTIPPSAKYGGRHTVTMIPGDGIGPELMLHVKSVFRHACVPVDFEEVHVSSNADEEDIRNAIMAIRRNRVALKGNIETNHNLPPSHKSRNNILRTSLDLYANVIHCKSLPGVVTRHRDIDILIVRENTEGEYSSLEHESVAGVVESLKIITKAKSLRIAEYAFKLAQESGRKKVTAVHKANIMKLGDGLFLQCCREVAARYPQITFENMIVDNTTMQLVSRPQQFDVMVMPNLYGNIVNNVCAGLVGGPGLVAGANYGHVYAVFETATRNTGKSIANKNIANPTATLLASCMMLDHLKLHSYATSIRKAVLASMDNENMHTPDIGGQGTTSEAIQDIIRHIRIINGRAVEA; this is encoded by the exons ATGGCGCTGAAGGTGGCAGCGGTCGTCGGCGGCGCTGCGAAGGCGGTGCTCAGACCGGCCCTCCTATGCCGCCCTTGGGAG GTTCTCAGTGCCCATGAGGCCCCCCGGAGGAGCGTCTCA CAACAAACAATT ccTCCGTCGGCTAAGTATGGTGGGCGGCACACAGTGACCATGATCCCGGGGGATGGCATCGGGCCAGAGCTCATGTTGCATGTCAAGTCTGTGTTCAG GCACGCATGTGTGCCAGTGGACTTTGAAGAAGTACACGTGAGCTCCAATGCTGATGAAGAGGACATCCGCAACGCCATCATGGCCATCCGTCGGAACCGTGTGGCCCTGAAGG GCAACATCGAAACAAACCATAACCTGCCACCGTCCCACAAATCCCGAAACAACATCCTTCG caccagcCTGGACCTCTATGCCAATGTCATCCACTGTAAGAGCCTGCCAGGAGTGGTGACCCGGCACAGGGACATAGATATCCTCATTGTGCGGGAAAACACAGAGGGCGAGTACAGCAGCTTAGAACACGAG agtgtggctggagtggtggagaGCCTGAAGATCATCACCAAGGCCAAGTCCCTGCGCATTGCTGAATATGCGTTCAAACTGGCCCAGGAGAGTGGGCGCAAGAAAGTGACAGCTGTACACAAGGCCAACATCAT GAAACTGGGCGACGGGCTCTTCCTCCAGTGCTGCAGGGAGGTGGCAGCCCGCTATCCCCAGATCACCTTTGAGAATATGATCGTGGACAACACCACCATGCAG CTGGTGTCCCGGCCCCAGCAGTTCGATGTCATGGTGATGCCCAATCTCTATGGTAACATTGTCAACAATGTCTGCGCAGGACTGGTCGGGGGCCCTGGCCTCGTGGCTGGGGCCAACTATGGCCACGTGTACGCTGTGTTTGAGACG GCTACAAGGAACACGGGCAAGAGTATCGCCAATAAGAACATTGCCAACCCCACAGCCACGCTGCTGGCGAGTTGCATGATGCTTGACCACCTCAA GCTCCATTCCTATGCCACGTCCATCCGTAAGGCCGTGTTGGCGTCCATGGACAACGAAAAT ATGCACACCCCAGACATCGGGGGCCAAGGCACTACATCGGAAGCCATCCAGGACATCATCCGCCACATCCGCATCATCAATGGCCGCGCCGTGGAGGCCTAG
- the IDH3G gene encoding isocitrate dehydrogenase [NAD] subunit gamma, mitochondrial isoform X2 — protein sequence MRPPGGASHNKQLHACVPVDFEEVHVSSNADEEDIRNAIMAIRRNRVALKGNIETNHNLPPSHKSRNNILRTSLDLYANVIHCKSLPGVVTRHRDIDILIVRENTEGEYSSLEHESVAGVVESLKIITKAKSLRIAEYAFKLAQESGRKKVTAVHKANIMKLGDGLFLQCCREVAARYPQITFENMIVDNTTMQLVSRPQQFDVMVMPNLYGNIVNNVCAGLVGGPGLVAGANYGHVYAVFETATRNTGKSIANKNIANPTATLLASCMMLDHLKLHSYATSIRKAVLASMDNENMHTPDIGGQGTTSEAIQDIIRHIRIINGRAVEA from the exons ATGAGGCCCCCCGGAGGAGCGTCTCA CAACAAACAATT GCACGCATGTGTGCCAGTGGACTTTGAAGAAGTACACGTGAGCTCCAATGCTGATGAAGAGGACATCCGCAACGCCATCATGGCCATCCGTCGGAACCGTGTGGCCCTGAAGG GCAACATCGAAACAAACCATAACCTGCCACCGTCCCACAAATCCCGAAACAACATCCTTCG caccagcCTGGACCTCTATGCCAATGTCATCCACTGTAAGAGCCTGCCAGGAGTGGTGACCCGGCACAGGGACATAGATATCCTCATTGTGCGGGAAAACACAGAGGGCGAGTACAGCAGCTTAGAACACGAG agtgtggctggagtggtggagaGCCTGAAGATCATCACCAAGGCCAAGTCCCTGCGCATTGCTGAATATGCGTTCAAACTGGCCCAGGAGAGTGGGCGCAAGAAAGTGACAGCTGTACACAAGGCCAACATCAT GAAACTGGGCGACGGGCTCTTCCTCCAGTGCTGCAGGGAGGTGGCAGCCCGCTATCCCCAGATCACCTTTGAGAATATGATCGTGGACAACACCACCATGCAG CTGGTGTCCCGGCCCCAGCAGTTCGATGTCATGGTGATGCCCAATCTCTATGGTAACATTGTCAACAATGTCTGCGCAGGACTGGTCGGGGGCCCTGGCCTCGTGGCTGGGGCCAACTATGGCCACGTGTACGCTGTGTTTGAGACG GCTACAAGGAACACGGGCAAGAGTATCGCCAATAAGAACATTGCCAACCCCACAGCCACGCTGCTGGCGAGTTGCATGATGCTTGACCACCTCAA GCTCCATTCCTATGCCACGTCCATCCGTAAGGCCGTGTTGGCGTCCATGGACAACGAAAAT ATGCACACCCCAGACATCGGGGGCCAAGGCACTACATCGGAAGCCATCCAGGACATCATCCGCCACATCCGCATCATCAATGGCCGCGCCGTGGAGGCCTAG
- the SRPK3 gene encoding SRSF protein kinase 3 isoform X2: MSASAGGGGGGDSGSSSSSQASCGPESSGSELAPAAPAPRMLQGLLGSDDEEQEDPKDYCKGGYYPVKIGDLFNGRYHVVRKLGWGHFSTVWLCWDIQRKRFVALKVVKSAGHYTETAVDEIKLLKCVRDSDPSDPKRETIVQLIDDFRISGVNGVHVCMVLEVLGHQLLKWIIKSNYQGLPVPCVKSIVRQVLHGLDYLHTKCKIIHTDIKPENILLCVGDAYIRRLATEATEWQQSGAPPPSRSTVSTAPQEVLTGKLSKNKRKKMRRKRKQQKRLLEERLRDLQRLEAMEAAAQAEDAGSRLEGGSGSTSSSGCHPGGARAGPSPASSSPAAGGERSLSPGSQTSGFSGSLFSPASCSILSGSSNQRETGGLLSPSTPFGASNLLVNPLEPQNADKIKIKIADLGNACWVHKHFTEDIQTRQYRAVEVLIGAEYGPPADIWSTACMAFELATGDYLFEPHSGEDYSRDEDHIAHIVELLGDIPPAFALSGRYSREFFNRRGELRHIHNLKHWGLYEVLMEKYEWPLEQATQFSAFLLPMMEYIPEKRASAADCLQHPWLNP; this comes from the exons ATGAGCGCCAGCgcgggtggcggcggcggcggggacagcggcagcagcagcag CTCGCAGGCCTCCTGCGGGCCCGAGTCCTCAGGCTCCGAACTCGCCCCCGCCGCGCCGGCGCCGCGGATGCTGCAGGGGCTGCTGGGCTCCGATGACGAGGAGCAGGAGGACCCCAAGGACTACTGCAAGG GCGGCTACTACCCCGTGAAGATCGGCGACCTGTTCAATGGGCGGTACCACGTGGTGCGCAAGTTGGGCTGGGGCCACTTCTCCACTGTCTGGCTCTGCTGGGACATCCA GCGCAAGCGCTTCGTGGCCCTGAAAGTGGTGAAGAGCGCGGGGCATTACACGGAGACCGCCGTGGATGAGATCAAGCTCCTGAAATGT GTCCGAGACAGTGACCCCAGTGACCCCAAGAGAGAGACCATTGTCCAGCTCATCGATGACTTCAGGATCTCAGGGGTGAATGGAGTTC ATGTGTGCATGGTGCTGGAGGTCCTGGGCCACCAGCTCCTCAAGTGGATCATCAAGTCCAACTACCAGGGCCTGCCCGTGCCCTGCGTGAAGAGCATCGTGAGGCAG GTGCTGCACGGCCTGGACTACCTCCATACCAAGTGCAAGATCATCCACACAGACATCAAGCCCGAGAACATCCTGCTGTGTGTGGGTGACGCCTACATCAGGCGCCTGGCCACCGAGGCCACAGAGTGGCAGCAGTCAGGGGCACCACCCCCATCCCGCTCCACAG TCAGCACTGCCCCCCAGGAGGTCTTG ACTGGTAAGCTGTCGAAAAACAAGAGGAAGAAGATGCGGCGCAAACGGAAGCAACAGAAGCGGCTGCTGGAGGAGCGGCTGCGGGACCTGCAGAGGCTGGAGGCCATGGAGGCGGCGGCCCAGGCTGAGG aTGCTGGCTCAAGGCTAGAGGGGGGCAGCGGCTCCACCTCCTCTTCCGGCTGCCACCCTGGGGGGGCCAGGgccggcccctcccccgcctcctccTCCCCGGCGGCCGGGGGCGAGCGCAGCCTCAGCCCAGGCTCCCAGACCTCAGGCTTCTCGGGCTCCCTCTTCTCTCCGGCCTCGTGCTCCATCCTCTCAGGCTCCTCCAACCAGCGGGAGACCGGGGGCCTCCTGTCCCCCAGCA caCCGTTTGGTGCCTCGAACCTCCTGGTGAACCCCCTGGAGCCCCAAAACGCAGACAAGATCAAGATCAAGATCGCAGACCTGGGCAACGCCTGCTGGGTG CACAAGCACTTCACCGAGGACATCCAGACTCGCCAGTACCGGGCCGTGGAAGTGCTGATCGGAGCGGAGTACGGGCCCCCGGCCGACATCTGGAGCACAGCGTGCATG GCCTTCGAGCTGGCCACCGGCGACTACCTATTCGAGCCTCACTCTGGAGAAGACTACAGTCGCGACGAGG ACCACATCGCCCACATTGTGGAGCTTCTGGGAGACATCCCCCCAGCCTTCGCCCTCTCAGGCCGCTATTCCCGAGAGTTCTTCAACCGGAGAG GAGAGCTGCGGCACATCCACAACCTCAAGCACTGGGGCCTGTACGAGGTGCTCATGGAGAAGTACGAGTGGCCCCTGGAGCAGGCCACGCAGTTCAGCGCCTTCCTGCTGCCCATGATGGAATACATCCCGGAAAAGCGGGCTAGCGCGGCCGACTGCCTCCAGCACCCTTGGCTCAACCCCTAG
- the SRPK3 gene encoding SRSF protein kinase 3 isoform X1 gives MSASAGGGGGGDSGSSSSSQASCGPESSGSELAPAAPAPRMLQGLLGSDDEEQEDPKDYCKGGYYPVKIGDLFNGRYHVVRKLGWGHFSTVWLCWDIQRKRFVALKVVKSAGHYTETAVDEIKLLKCVRDSDPSDPKRETIVQLIDDFRISGVNGVHVCMVLEVLGHQLLKWIIKSNYQGLPVPCVKSIVRQVLHGLDYLHTKCKIIHTDIKPENILLCVGDAYIRRLATEATEWQQSGAPPPSRSTVSTAPQEVLTGKLSKNKRKKMRRKRKQQKRLLEERLRDLQRLEAMEAAAQAEDAGSRLEGGSGSTSSSGCHPGGARAGPSPASSSPAAGGERSLSPGSQTSGFSGSLFSPASCSILSGSSNQRETGGLLSPSTPFGASNLLVNPLEPQNADKIKIKIADLGNACWVHKHFTEDIQTRQYRAVEVLIGAEYGPPADIWSTACMAFELATGDYLFEPHSGEDYSRDEGRGRPALGSASGPPRCPAVSQPPLCPQTTSPTLWSFWETSPQPSPSQAAIPESSSTGEESCGTSTTSSTGACTRCSWRSTSGPWSRPRSSAPSCCP, from the exons ATGAGCGCCAGCgcgggtggcggcggcggcggggacagcggcagcagcagcag CTCGCAGGCCTCCTGCGGGCCCGAGTCCTCAGGCTCCGAACTCGCCCCCGCCGCGCCGGCGCCGCGGATGCTGCAGGGGCTGCTGGGCTCCGATGACGAGGAGCAGGAGGACCCCAAGGACTACTGCAAGG GCGGCTACTACCCCGTGAAGATCGGCGACCTGTTCAATGGGCGGTACCACGTGGTGCGCAAGTTGGGCTGGGGCCACTTCTCCACTGTCTGGCTCTGCTGGGACATCCA GCGCAAGCGCTTCGTGGCCCTGAAAGTGGTGAAGAGCGCGGGGCATTACACGGAGACCGCCGTGGATGAGATCAAGCTCCTGAAATGT GTCCGAGACAGTGACCCCAGTGACCCCAAGAGAGAGACCATTGTCCAGCTCATCGATGACTTCAGGATCTCAGGGGTGAATGGAGTTC ATGTGTGCATGGTGCTGGAGGTCCTGGGCCACCAGCTCCTCAAGTGGATCATCAAGTCCAACTACCAGGGCCTGCCCGTGCCCTGCGTGAAGAGCATCGTGAGGCAG GTGCTGCACGGCCTGGACTACCTCCATACCAAGTGCAAGATCATCCACACAGACATCAAGCCCGAGAACATCCTGCTGTGTGTGGGTGACGCCTACATCAGGCGCCTGGCCACCGAGGCCACAGAGTGGCAGCAGTCAGGGGCACCACCCCCATCCCGCTCCACAG TCAGCACTGCCCCCCAGGAGGTCTTG ACTGGTAAGCTGTCGAAAAACAAGAGGAAGAAGATGCGGCGCAAACGGAAGCAACAGAAGCGGCTGCTGGAGGAGCGGCTGCGGGACCTGCAGAGGCTGGAGGCCATGGAGGCGGCGGCCCAGGCTGAGG aTGCTGGCTCAAGGCTAGAGGGGGGCAGCGGCTCCACCTCCTCTTCCGGCTGCCACCCTGGGGGGGCCAGGgccggcccctcccccgcctcctccTCCCCGGCGGCCGGGGGCGAGCGCAGCCTCAGCCCAGGCTCCCAGACCTCAGGCTTCTCGGGCTCCCTCTTCTCTCCGGCCTCGTGCTCCATCCTCTCAGGCTCCTCCAACCAGCGGGAGACCGGGGGCCTCCTGTCCCCCAGCA caCCGTTTGGTGCCTCGAACCTCCTGGTGAACCCCCTGGAGCCCCAAAACGCAGACAAGATCAAGATCAAGATCGCAGACCTGGGCAACGCCTGCTGGGTG CACAAGCACTTCACCGAGGACATCCAGACTCGCCAGTACCGGGCCGTGGAAGTGCTGATCGGAGCGGAGTACGGGCCCCCGGCCGACATCTGGAGCACAGCGTGCATG GCCTTCGAGCTGGCCACCGGCGACTACCTATTCGAGCCTCACTCTGGAGAAGACTACAGTCGCGACGAGGGTAGGGGAAGGCCGGCCCTGGGCTCAGCCTCGGGGCCTCCCAGATGCCCAGCCGtctcccagcctcctctctgtCCACAGACCACATCGCCCACATTGTGGAGCTTCTGGGAGACATCCCCCCAGCCTTCGCCCTCTCAGGCCGCTATTCCCGAGAGTTCTTCAACCGGAGAG GAGAGCTGCGGCACATCCACAACCTCAAGCACTGGGGCCTGTACGAGGTGCTCATGGAGAAGTACGAGTGGCCCCTGGAGCAGGCCACGCAGTTCAGCGCCTTCCTGCTGCCCATGA